atggttcgaggctatgtccccgagcatgtctggcgagtgcttgccgagctaagccatttcttccgcacgctctgtgctaaagaagtaagtaaagacgtgattgaaaaattgcataagaaggcaccagagttgatagtcaagctagagaagatctttccgccaggcttctttacaccgatgacacatctcattctgcacctcgcgaacgaggtattgttgggggggcctgtgcagaatcgctggcagtacggccctgagagacagaacaagcatctctgacagaaatgtggaaacaaagctaagattgAAGCTTCCATAGCTGAGGCAGTTATCCTAGAGGAGGTGTCAGACCTCAGGACATCATACTATCCAGACCACGTTCCCCATCTGCATAACAAGGTGCCTCGATACAATATAGAAGAGCCGAATTATCAACCCAAGCTCTATCTATTCAACGCGCAAGGTGGGAGGGCTGGGGCCTCGAAACCTTATAACATGCCACGACAAGAGTGGGAGGACCTCATGTTCTATATCTTGCACAACATCAGGGAAGTTGAGGAAGTGTGGATGAGGTAATACCACTACACCATTCCTTTATGTCTTCCACATCATCATGTTTTATGTTCACTTAGTCCCGGTTTAACACCGGTTTTCTTTTTTTTAGTGATTTCGTTCAAGAGGAATGGACGGGAATGAATCCTCCTACTGAGGCGGAGGCACTTACTCTTCTCCGTCATGGAAACCCTGGACGTAAaaattttgttgcttggttcatggagaaagtaattgtccacactcccctattaaatacctagttcaacatttattagttaactaatgcacgcaacaatttcaattatacttgtagggaaaagatccgaacatatctatggatgatgaattgagatgggtttccatgggttttgaccctgccgtcatgacatgtaaaaagtatgatgtgaatgggtatcgcttccatacagaggatcaccagaacagccggcctgatcccaaaactataaataccggagtgtacacccccggtcaaaattcagtagactactacggaagggtacaaaatatatacgagattaaattccaccaggggcgcgagaccctaagtctgcctgtgttcaaatgtcgatggttcgatccgcgggagggggtaaaacatacgccttccattggtttggtcgaagttaaaccatcaaccgtctatgccggagccgatctcttcattgcggctacccaagctacacaagtatattatctgccttacccatgccagaaagagtacctaaagggttgggaagttgtgttcaaggtgtcgccacatggtaagctaccgaacccgaatgaagacgattactacaacattaaccccatgacatacgagggagtgttctatcaagagcaacctgatgatgatgatgtggttagaaacgatgacgctagaccattgggtgatgatgatgtggatcCAAACGACGACGAAGCACGTAATGATGGTGAGACCATTGTCAATGAAAATGACATACTTATGCTAGAAAAGTTAAACTTAGACGCtgacgacgaggaagagcctccacctccgtcagacaacgaagatgatatgattgatagtgatgatgagacggaccgagaaagaggttacaacagtgatgattcatatggtttctagcagatgtacgtgtcaagtctttttttctatagtttaggaatatgccttttatgcctttttattaatgtgtttattttcatgccttttccttcatttcattaatttactaattgcttattctcttttcaatgcaggttcgtggaacatgggcaaggggaaggccgacggcgtgggtttcctacgcaaggtcattggcctgcctagtcggagtggtcgagcacgtaatcctccccccggctacttgacgatgactcctcacaaggaggtcgagggagaggtgcccctagaggaggagggggcggggggagagcccctagagggcgaggtggggggagagccactacagggggtcgcggccaaaaagagcgcaccctcaccgacttaggggtgttgtcttcgaggccatcctctagtgaggtaccctcctctggtgaggaggaggaggaggaggacgaggcaggcgaggaggaggaggttcgggatggggccgaggaggtggaggaggaggacgaggaggaggatgacgaggaggttggggaggggaaggcaggcgaggaggagggtggtggcggggatgatggtgctggcggggagggggttgacaacaaggggtggctgcgtggtaacgcaaagctaccaaagcaggttcctgctactgaggagcagaagtggctcattgagcccacggggaaagagtaagtgccactttataataatttcattatttttcttgtcacatgctcattccggttgttatttattttgcttgtcacatgctaatagttcattcttttgcagcaactggatatattctaaaggggtccgtattcccaacggcctcatcaccgtcctgctgaagttacactggccggggttgtactgtccggatccagtcaggcacccggaccatcgggtcttggccacgagctgggagcactgggaagcggccctccacgcggagcatgggacccatgccaaggccgtgatcaccactttctgggtgagttctcttcagaagcacaagtccattctagtttcatgaatgatttaactcatggcttcttccattcttgtttcGTGCATGATTGTAGAAATTCTATCGAGTTCTCCCGGAGCACAGGGGCAGAGCGGACCAAATCGTGCTACGCCAATGCAAGAAGAAGGCCCGCCAGATGCAGTACGAGGTGCGCTATGTGGCCATCTCGACATACTACCACGACTATcttggtgtgaagatgaccaaggaagaagcgcggaggatgggcattaccttggagagggacgagttcttggcggtaagtataaaagatttttcattatgctttcattaccttgtggtacatttcaccgtttcgtgttgacatgccattatgcttttattatgtaggtgtgtccaaattggtgttatggaaaagacgagtcctgggcggcattggtggatctttggtgtgatgaggctggagcctgggcggctatgagagtcaaaaacaaggctaaccgagggaaggagggagtacatgctcagggaaaccgaaaccactatctccacaaggcagttaatgtatgactagctaaccccattaaacattcttcttcttctatttaccATCACTTTCTTATGTATGACTAACCTCTTTTTGGTGGTGCAAGAGGAGAAACTGAAGCGGCCTCTCTCACACATGCAGGCGTGGGAGATCGCCCATACGCGGAAGGACCCCAAGCCTGGCGAGCCCAAGTACTACGGCAAGAAGACCGCGGGGAGGAAGAAGGCCTACTCCGAAGGGTATCTGGCGTTACATCCTGACACACCTGACCCCATTGCGGCGGATCTGGACGAAAGGGTGGTGGTGGGCATGGGCCGAAGGAGCACGGTCAGGAGGCGGTTCTCGATGCTGTGATCACTCCGTCTATCTCCTACACACAGCTCCGTCGGATCGACCCGACCCTGAGCCAGCGCACGAGCACGCGCATGAGCAGTGCACCGTCACTGTCCCTCTTTCAGGAGCAGCAAACTGTAAGTATTTTCCCTTTTATCTTCATTGTTCCCTTTATTTTCCGCATTTAGTAGTTTTATGAGTCTCATCATGTCATACTGTAGGCCTACATGGAGTACACACGccaggagaccatggcgtggcaCGACCGCCTTCATGCATACCATCAGCAGAGGGATCGCGAGATGCAGCACACTTTTCAGGAGATGGCGGCCGGCAGGTGTCCTCAATGGCCATCAGCAGAGGGTCCTCCAGCACAACCAGTGCTGCTGACCTTTGAGGAGTTTGTGGCACAGAACGCTGGCCCCTCGCCGGTTAGTTCATCCCCAATCAATTCATCCAAAGCATGTCATGCCTTTCAACACAGTCTTATATCCCGTTAATATATCTTTTCAACATCCAGGGAACAGGTGCATCTACCGTTGGCGGTGGTCTTCGCAACACTCCCGAGACACGGAGCCCGACCACTCCGATCCACGGAGATGGAGGCGGAGGCGGTCTTGGCGGTAGCGCTGCCGCTAGCAGTGACGACCTGGGCTTCGGCGGTCTTGGCGGTGACGACCTCCGCGGTGCTCGACGCCCTGGCGCTTAAGCCTTTCTCGATGCTATGATACTTGCTTGTTCTCGATGCTATGATACTTGTATGCTTGTGATGATACTTATCTTATTGTTGTTTGTGAGATTCTTATATGCTTTGTGGACTTATATGTGTGATGCTTTGCGATGCTTCTTAGCGATGCCAATTTGTTGTGTGATGCTGTGTATATGCTCTTTGTTCTATATGCTATTTGTTATATATTCAAATGAATTGAGctgaaaagaaacagaaaaaagaaaaaaatggacagaatctatgccgacggcctggccgtcggcataggcctggcgTGAGCTCCCAGTGAACGACACGTGgaaactatgccgacggcctggccgtcggccgTCGGCATAGGACTGGCGTGAGCTCCCAGTGGACAACACGCggaaactatgccgacggctaggccgtcggcgtAGGCCTGGCGTGAGCTCCCAGTGGCCGACACATGGcacgtctatgccgacggccaggccgtcggcatagacctgccCCAGGAGCGCCCAGTATCTGACACGTGGcgtgtctatgccgacggcctggccgtcggcataatgtcaaactaagccgacggctgggccgtcggcatagacacgCCCATGCTGAACGGCGTCTCGCCACGTGGCGAGAAGCCATTGGGCAGCACTTGACGGCGGCCGCCGTTAGGCGATGACGTTGCCGACGGccaaggccgtcggcatagatgtacgGCCAACGTCGGCATagggtctatgccgacggcttttctatgccgacggccatcctggctacgccgacggatatgttgccgacggccctatgccgacgggggccgtcggcataggcctgacCCGACGGCTAGTcatggctatgccgacggccctggccgtcggcatagggtgcGATTCCGGTAGTTAAGCAGCCACCAATGCAACTCCAGGGCTTCCAACGCGACGTTGTCTCGTGCAACGCACGCATCTACCACGGCCTGGCCTTTAGCGCGCACACACGCCAGATTTGGTCTTCCACACGCGCGCCTGGCCACCACTGCATCTGCTGCCACCCTGTACGCGCCTCAGATTGGGCCCCTTTGTGTCCATGTTCGATGAACTCCCCGGTCTCATCAAGACCGACGAATCAGCAACACCACGACACGTCGCCTGCTCAATCCGACATCGCCGGGAATTTTGCTGAAAAACACACCGTAAGTACGTTCGCCCGATCAATCACCGCACGCCACACGCACACGCGCTGCCACCGATGCTTCCGCCTTGCTTCTATTCCAATCTTGTCGAGAACCATGCCGCTACCGGCTGCAATCTCAGACTCGATACTTCCTCTACATCAACAATCCACAGCCTCCTCGtaaccttgctcatgataccacttgttagaataaatccgaggcataccgtcgattatccgaggaccaagcaatcacatgagcacgacaccgagatttgttaacgaggttcaccgatatggctacatccccggggcctgactatggtctctcctccccatgacaccgctacaatactgcacccggtcgccctggacaccggcacatgccgccagcttcccctgcgttccggtactattatgttggcataggttataTCGTGTGTCTACCACCACTATATATGataggcctaggatacaagtgtcctactaggacacgactccatatcctataTAAATACAATACAACTACAAGTCCAACtataacctaccttgtacacaatattcgacacaactctaacagcTACTGCAGAGAGCAATGGACAATACATCATAAATGCAAAATTGGAAAGACTTTGCATATATTACAAAAATGGATGATGAGGAGGACAATAATGTGCCTGAGCAAGTGTACCACACAGCCCCAAACACAACTGATAAAGGCAGAGCCCCTGAAAATACTGTAGAGAAACATGCACAAGCAATGCACATTTCTATTCATGCCAAGGAAGGAACAACAGGCCCTAATACTTTCTCTCTGATACTGAATATTTCTGGCATGAAAGCCAAAACCTTGTTTGACAGTGAATCTTCAGACACTTCTATGAGCACAACTTTTGCAGTCTAAAGCAATTGTTATCAGCAACCAATGCAGCCCGGAAAAGTAACTTGCTGGAGGAGGCAAGTTAATTTGCATTGCAAGTGTACCAAAACTAGATTTCAAGGTGCAAGGAAATACTTTTTGTAGCAATGTCAAGATCCTGGACCTTTCCACATACGACATCATTTTGGGAGCTGATTGGATTTATAGAAATAGCCCATTGATAGTGACAAAATAGGGAAAATCCTTTACTCTACATGATCACACAATACCAAAGAAAAATTGAATCATGCCAGCCGCAAAAAATGAGAAACTAGTGCAAAATGGAGTGATGGGATAAATTGTACAAATCCAAGAAATAGAAATTGAAAATAACAAGTGTCCTGGCCCTCCACCTGTTGCTTTACAACCCGTTACAGAAGTTTGCTGATGTGTTTGAGGAGTCTTGGTAACTTCCTCACACAGAGTTTGTGATCACAAAATCATATTGCATGAAGGAGCTAAAGCACCAAGTTTGAGACCATCTAGAGTCGCACATAGGGTCATCTACGTTTTCAAAAGAGAAAGTATAAGTATGAGAGCAAGAAGTAAAAGTAGACAAAAAGTTGTAAAGTAAGTTTTTCACTCATCTGGCTTTTCTAATCCGTTTGCTAGGGTCACGACTCAGGACCTACAGTCAACATCAGCTCTGATACAGGGTCAAATGATCAAGGAAGTTGTAAAGTAATTTTGTAGTGTCATTTTGTAACTAACAGGGAAGAAGTCGTCGTGTTTTCTGCTCTCAATATTTTTCCTTGAGTTGAGAATTATTTTAATATTTATAAAAACAAAATAAGAGTCAAATAAACATTcaggaaagtccttttattctcTCTCAATGTATAAATTTATAATATTACAAAATATGCATATAAATCATGATGCAAAAAAGAATGATTCTATTAAGGTTACAAAcctgaaaatttgggatgttacagttggGCTATGTGTACATAGAATGCGTGCGCAGTTAGAGATATCATATAATCAAAAGAGAGCGGGGTTTAGGAATGCACATGAATTATAATGAAGAAGCAAGCCTTGAAATTGTTCCGAGGAACACGATGCTATGAAAAGGGCCAGAGTCAGCTCGAACCATTGAACCTACATGGTCCCGTGGAAGCTCTTAGGCTACCGTTGGAGGTGGAGTGAGCATTGTCGATTTTGACAGAGCGACGGAAGGGACTGGTGTAACCGTCAAAGCTTATGTCGCAGACGCACCAGGTGCACCGGTGGTCGATGCTACATATGCGGACCAAGGCAGGTAGTAAATTGGATTTGGAGCTCTATGTACAAAGTAGTATTAACGCTTACTGCTGTGGAAACATGAGCGCCACGGGCCACAAAGAAATTTGAACCCCGAACAAATCGTCTCCAGTTTTTCACATCTGTGAAGTGGTCGTGAGGTTTGATATGCTTACAATGTCCTCTACACGTTCGGGTGCGGTTTCCGTATGAGGAACAATTGCAGTTGTAACTAAGAGAAGTGTTGCCGAAGTAGAAGTGACGGCTAACACATCCATCAGAATCTATTGGCGCCTAAGATGTACTGGCCAGCGGAACCGGGGTTTCTACTGGCTGGACGGACAAGATTACCCCTGGCGAATGAGATCTTGATACATGGAGACCTCCGAGTCATGCAGACCGGGGAAAGGGCTCTCAGTATTCACTGCAACTACGCATGGTTGTTGTCCCATGCTAGTATTTCTGTGATCCAACGGTTTTGAAAAGTATCACCGCGATGGCATGGAGTTGGCCTGTACACCGGAGGATCGATGGCCATCGGCACCAGCGAAGGGGTCATGAGACGCGCGCGGGAGCTTAGAAGGTCAGTGGAGTGGAGCAGGGATTTATGAACGATATGCCCGAAGCCCTATGTTTGAGTGTACTGGGTCGTCTCCTCGGATCCGGTTGGAGCAACACGTACGATAGGCCCGTGTGTGCTTGTTCCGCTCCCGACCCATGTTAACGTTGTGTTGCAATTCGTCGATTTAATTATCCAAATATTAGTACACAACGCATGCCGGCACGTGGGGCCAGAATGGTGGTCCTGCCAACCCATGCAGGATACAAGTGGGAGCATACCGAGGCAATGGTGTCGGAATGTTGGAAAGGTAGCAATAGGGGAAATCAAGAGAGGTGCCaaatcactaattgaggagtACTCGTTTCAAAGATCACTTTCACCTCCCCCAGGTTACGACAAGTGGTGCACTTGTTGCAACCTGAGAGTTTTGTCTTTTTTCATAAATCCGTTTATccatgttttatctcttaaaccgtgcgtccaaatatCAAAtcgttttcaccgttggattccttacgtcgagatcttcaaaactagatcctaTGTTAATAGGTTTTGTAAACTTTTTTCATGATAAAACCAGACGAAAAAACCTCACCGGGAGCATTTTTTTCTCCTTTCTGAAAGTCGTTTCCGAGGGCcatggccgtgcctctcgcagaagcaaaaccGAGCTTCtcgcaaaaggaaaaaaaaaataaaacacgtttttttttccttttcaagATGCACAGCTGTGCCACTCGCGGAAGCCAATCGATGCCTCTCATGGAAGTAAAATCGTGCCTTTCGCGGAAGGAAAAAACCATGTATTTATCCGTTTTCGAGAGGGACGACATGGACAAATATGAGGCATCACAACGAACATGGTCAAAGTATCGGGCTTGCAAAGTAATTACACCCACAGCGACATGGGAACACCTCGTGCCGGGTGTAAATCGGTGCGGTGTACACCAATAGGCAAACAATACAAACCTGACCTGGAAAGTTAACACCATCGCCCAACCCCGCAACACACGGAGCCAACACGCGAGTTTGTCGTCTTTTCAGGGATATTTTTTTGTCGGACCAAAATTCCGGTTACCGACCCGAAACCGGAAATTTCGTTGACCTTAGAATGTCTGAATTTTTTAAAATTTTCAATTTAAATGGAAGGCTAATGTCAAATAGTGGTTGTCTGCCAGTATTGTAACAAGCAGTCTCTTGGCGTAGTGGTAGGGAGCGCGAGCTATTGGTTTCGCGACGCGGGTTAGGTTCCCAGTTTGCACAGTAATCAACATTTTGCGTTATTTGAGCTTATTTAAATAAATTGTTAGCGACGCGGTGGTAGGTTCAGGTTGAACTCCTGATCTGTGACATGTAGGTGTGAGAGCTGACCACTGCAACAAGAAGTACTCCATGTACACAATGGGTTAAATTTCTTTTTTGTAGACATTCTAATATTTGGAATTCAAAATTCATTTCAAAAATTCGGGAGAAATAAATCTGGAATTCCCGAGATTTTTCGAAAACCGGCTTTTCCACCCACTCCTGGAAAAAAAGGAACCAAAAAAAATAACATTGCGTCTTTCTCTAGGGGAAGGGCCACGTACGGTAAAAAGGTAAGCCGTCGATTCCCTAGGCGTCAAGTGTCGTGCAGCCAGGTCCAGCATTGTATCCTCTCGGTCTAGAATCCTGCCAAATGTTTGTTTGCTCCGGATCACCTCCCTTCGAACAGTTAAGACTATCCACAGTCGGAGTagcataggtagtaacatcacacatatctagataaaatagatgatgtggcaagtaataaataaagaaagagaggcatgtggtaacatagctagttattAGTAGTATGCGTAACaacacacatatcaaggcaagatgagtccatggactaataaatgaagtgttgcatgttaccacacatatgttactccccactatagaggtagtaacatagactagtaacatggaCATGCTACTAGTCTATGtcactacccattgtggctagtctaacCAGACTCAGTCCACCTCGAGCAGTGAGCAGGTTTTTTTTTCTCGGACCAAAATTTTGGTTACCGTCCAGAAACCGGAAATCTCGATGACCTCCGAATATTTTAGTTACCATCcaaaattttttatttttttaatttaaaTGGAATGCTAATGTAAAATAGTGGTTTTCTGCCGCTATTGTAACAAACAGTCTCCTGGTGTAGGAAACTGCCATTTTCCACGCACAACACAATTTTCTACAACATTTAAACTTCAAATCTTTTCCATGACTAGTGCACACCATTGGAAGCCCTGTGCTCAAATCCGAGAGTATTCTGGTTTTAGTAAATATGGTTTTTCAAAGATTTCCTTGACTTAAGATATGTGTGGCGCGTACTGCACATTGGCCGCCATTGCCAACTTTTCAAAATTTAGCAAAAGTTTCGAGCAGGTTGTCgtgatgaaccggcaatggatgtacgcagatgaaccggcaatgaaTGTACAGTGACCGATGTACCTCCGAGTACATTGAGGGCCTGCATAAATTTcttgaagtggctgaggcaaacaagcagaatggttttatgtatTGTCCATGCCCTGTCTGTGATAATACGAAGGATGACTCTAACTTGAAAACCCTTCACATCCACCCGCTTGAggagggtttcatgccacactataatgtttggaccaagcacggagaaagaggggttatgatggaagacaacgaagaagaagaggatgatgacaactatccCCATGGATACGGTGAtactgcaacgggggaagctgaagatcaagaagaaccagacgatgtgcccgatgatgatcttcgccgggtcattgttgatgcaaagagACAATGCCAAAGTGAAAGGGAGAAATTGAAGtttgatcgcatgttagaggatcacaaaaaagggttttACTCAAATTGCAAAGATGACAACACAAGGCTCGGTACCACattggaattgctgcaatggaagtcagacaatggtgtatctgacaagggatttggtaCGCTATCGAaaataatgaagaagaagcttccaaaggataacgaattgcccgacagtacgtatgaagcaaagaatgttctatgccctctaggattggaggtgcggaagatacatgcatgccctaatgaatGTATCCTGTACCGCGGTGagtacaaggatttgaacgcatgcccagtatgcggtgcattgcggtataagatcagacgagatgaccctggtgatgttgagggagagcgccccaggaagagggttcctgccaaggtgatgtggtatgctcctataataccatagttgaaacgtctgttcagaaacaaagagcatgccaagttgatgtgatggcacaaagaagaccgtaagaaagacgggaagttgagagcacccactgacgggtcatagtggagaaaaatcgagagaaggtgggcaggtgacgcaaggaaagtatggtttggtttaagcgcaaatggcattaatccttttggggagcaaaGCAGCAATCGTAGCACCTgtcccgtgactctatgtatctataaccttcctccttggttgtgcatgaagcggaagttaattatgatgccagtgctcatccaaatccctaagcaacccggcaacgacattgatgtgtacctaaggccattagttgaagaacttttacagctatggaatggaaaaggtgtacgtgtgtgggatgagcacaaacaggaggaatttgacctacatgcgttgctgtttgtaaccatcaatgattggcctgctcttagtaacctttcaggacaaacaaacaagggataccatgcatgcacgcactgtttagatgataccgaaagtatatatttggacaaatgcaggaagaatgtgtacctgggacatcgtcgatttcttccgaccaaccatctcttaagaaagaaaggcaagcatttcaaaggtgaggcagatcaccggaagaagcccatCCTCCATACTGGTGATGCCAtacttgatatggtcaaggatttacAAGTAATCtatggaaagggtcctggcggataATCTGTTCCGAATggcgctgagggacgcgcacccatgtggaagaagaaatctatattttaggacctaccctattggaaagacctagaggtccgctcggcaatcgacgtgatgcacgtgacgaagaatctttgcatggacctgctaggcttcttgggcgtgtatgggaagacaaaagatacaccgatGGCACGCGAGGACCAGCAACATGTGCACGAAAAAGATGGCATGCATCCAAAGCAGTATCGaggtcctgccagctatgctcttaccaaagaagagaaggaaatcttatTTGAATGCCTGCTCAATATGATGGTCCCATCTGGCTTCTCGTCCAATATAAATGGAATAATAAATATCCCAGAGAAAAatttccagaacctaaagtctcatgactggcACGTGATTATGGTGCagctgcttccggttgcattgagggggcttctaccgaaaaaTGTTTGATtggccattgtgaagctatgtgcattcctcaatgcaatctctcagaaggtaatcgatccagaaatcctaccaaggttaaagaatgatttggtgcaatggcttgtcagtttcgagctggtgttcccatcGCCCTtattcaatatcatgacgcagttcctagttcatctagtcgacagATTGCCATTCTGGGCCctatatttctacacaatatgttcccctttgagaggttcatgggagtcttaaagaaatatgttcgtaatcGTGCTAGGCCATAAAGAAGCATCTCCACGGG
The Aegilops tauschii subsp. strangulata cultivar AL8/78 chromosome 3, Aet v6.0, whole genome shotgun sequence genome window above contains:
- the LOC120976150 gene encoding uncharacterized protein; protein product: MSSAPSLSLFQEQQTAYMEYTRQETMAWHDRLHAYHQQRDREMQHTFQEMAAGRCPQWPSAEGPPAQPVLLTFEEFVAQNAGPSPGTGASTVGGGLRNTPETRSPTTPIHGDGGGGGLGGSAAASSDDLGFGGLGGDDLRGARRPGA